A single window of Pectobacterium parmentieri DNA harbors:
- a CDS encoding FecR family protein: MKRNADFEQIQQQAAEWILRFSEVEQDSDDAILLRKEWQQWCLIDARHPVVYHQMQQLWASATITPASTSPKPRSSRYVALAIFIAGGWLLSQLPYAYWLADQRTVAGEVRRIVLDDGSELVLNSNSAVNIAFTSQKRTVTLLRGEVYAHVAKDPRSRPFVIDSAQATAQALGTRYSVRDAGEDTLVSVDESRVRITANKNPDIRLDLGAGQQVGLDQHHITRPVSASTETGWIHNQLIFENAPFIQVIDELSRHYPGLIYLDPRQRQELERLRFTGVLPLNNSQQALELLQHSLPISVRQSFGYISWISENKKR; this comes from the coding sequence ATGAAGCGTAACGCTGATTTTGAGCAGATCCAGCAGCAAGCCGCTGAATGGATATTACGCTTCTCGGAAGTCGAGCAGGATAGTGACGACGCGATATTACTGCGTAAAGAGTGGCAGCAGTGGTGCCTGATCGATGCTCGTCATCCTGTGGTTTATCATCAAATGCAGCAATTATGGGCAAGTGCGACAATTACACCTGCTTCGACATCACCTAAACCACGTTCATCCCGTTATGTTGCTCTGGCGATTTTCATCGCAGGGGGCTGGCTGCTAAGCCAGTTACCTTATGCTTATTGGTTGGCCGACCAACGAACGGTAGCGGGTGAAGTGCGACGTATTGTGCTGGATGACGGCAGTGAACTGGTGCTCAACAGCAATTCGGCTGTGAATATCGCCTTTACATCACAGAAACGAACGGTCACGTTGCTACGTGGCGAAGTCTACGCGCATGTTGCCAAAGATCCGCGTAGCAGGCCGTTTGTGATTGACAGCGCACAGGCAACGGCCCAAGCCTTAGGCACTCGCTATAGCGTGCGTGACGCAGGGGAAGATACGCTGGTAAGCGTTGACGAGTCTCGCGTTCGCATTACTGCAAATAAGAACCCGGATATCCGTCTTGACCTTGGCGCAGGCCAACAAGTTGGACTCGATCAGCACCATATTACTCGACCGGTGAGTGCATCAACGGAAACGGGTTGGATTCACAATCAATTGATTTTTGAAAATGCACCGTTCATTCAGGTTATTGATGAACTTTCCCGCCACTATCCAGGGCTGATTTATCTGGATCCACGCCAGCGTCAGGAACTTGAGCGTTTGCGCTTTACTGGCGTTCTACCATTGAATAACAGCCAACAGGCACTCGAGTTACTGCAACACTCCCTTCCTATCTCCGTCCGACAGTCCTTCGGTTATATTTCCTGGATTAGCGAAAATAAAAAGCGTTAA
- a CDS encoding sigma-70 family RNA polymerase sigma factor gives MTQLTSFWSDFYQTHQGWLRGWLCKKMGCIHQADDLTHDTFLKLLTLADPSAIRQPKAYLMVTANHVMIDQFRKRKLEQDALSALALLVDGEEEQSAEYRVAISQLVATALHILTHELDEKVQRAFIMARVEGYDYRTIAETLHVSESSVKQYLAKAMVHFHSRIFFQEQDEA, from the coding sequence ATGACGCAGCTAACTTCTTTCTGGAGTGATTTTTACCAGACCCACCAAGGATGGCTGCGGGGATGGCTTTGTAAAAAAATGGGCTGTATCCATCAGGCAGATGATCTTACCCATGACACCTTTCTTAAACTTCTGACGCTTGCCGATCCCTCCGCTATCCGACAGCCGAAGGCTTATCTGATGGTGACGGCGAATCATGTCATGATCGATCAGTTCCGTAAGCGTAAGTTGGAGCAAGATGCGTTATCTGCATTAGCGCTGCTGGTTGATGGGGAAGAAGAGCAGTCTGCGGAATACCGTGTTGCGATAAGCCAACTGGTGGCGACGGCGCTGCATATTTTGACGCATGAGCTAGACGAAAAAGTACAGCGCGCATTCATTATGGCGCGTGTGGAAGGATACGACTACCGCACGATTGCTGAGACGTTGCATGTGAGCGAAAGTAGCGTAAAGCAATATCTGGCAAAAGCGATGGTGCATTTCCACAGTCGGATTTTTTTTCAGGAACAGGATGAAGCGTAA
- a CDS encoding GNAT family acetyltransferase has protein sequence MEIRIFRQDDFEAVITLWERCDLLRPWNDPEMDIERKLNHDPDLFLVAEVNGEIVASVMGGYDGHRGSAYYLGVHPDFRGRGIANALVSRLEKKLIARGCPKIHLMVREDNDAVIGMYEKLDYEIVDSVTLGKRLIEDREY, from the coding sequence ATGGAAATCCGCATATTCAGGCAGGATGACTTTGAAGCCGTGATCACCCTCTGGGAACGTTGCGATTTGCTGCGTCCGTGGAACGATCCTGAAATGGACATCGAACGTAAGCTTAATCACGATCCCGATCTGTTTCTGGTCGCAGAGGTGAACGGCGAAATCGTAGCCTCGGTGATGGGTGGGTACGACGGCCACCGTGGGTCTGCATACTATTTGGGCGTACACCCTGATTTTCGTGGGCGCGGCATTGCTAACGCGTTGGTTAGCCGTCTGGAGAAAAAACTGATTGCCCGCGGCTGTCCGAAGATCCACCTGATGGTGCGTGAAGACAACGACGCCGTGATCGGTATGTATGAAAAACTCGACTACGAGATCGTCGATAGCGTCACGTTGGGAAAACGCCTGATTGAAGATCGGGAATATTGA
- the hemF gene encoding oxygen-dependent coproporphyrinogen oxidase, whose amino-acid sequence MFDVNAVKHFLLSLQKDICQQLAAIDGGADFAEDEWQRAEGGGGCSRVLSGGRIFERAGVNFSHVAGKSLPPSASTHRPELAGRSFQAMGVSLVIHPLSPYIPTSHANVRLFVAEKPGEAPVWWFGGGFDLTPYYGFKEDAVHWHQTAHDLCQPFGDDVYPRYKKWCDDYFFLKHRNEARGIGGLFFDDLNEPDFATSFAFIRAVGNGFLDGYLPIVERRKDLAWGEREREFQLYRRGRYVEFNLIWDRGTLFGLQSGGRTESILMSMPPLARWEYQHQPEPDSPEALLYQDFLPARDWLAESNMHNKET is encoded by the coding sequence ATGTTTGACGTCAACGCGGTAAAACATTTTTTACTTAGCTTACAGAAAGATATCTGTCAGCAGCTTGCGGCGATCGATGGCGGAGCCGATTTCGCCGAGGACGAATGGCAACGTGCCGAAGGCGGTGGCGGGTGCAGTCGCGTGCTGTCCGGCGGGCGCATCTTTGAACGCGCTGGCGTAAACTTTTCCCACGTCGCCGGCAAGTCATTGCCACCGTCAGCCAGTACGCATCGCCCTGAACTGGCGGGTCGTAGCTTTCAGGCGATGGGCGTGTCGCTGGTGATCCACCCGCTGAGCCCTTACATTCCCACCAGCCATGCTAATGTGCGCCTGTTCGTCGCCGAAAAACCGGGAGAAGCGCCAGTGTGGTGGTTTGGCGGTGGCTTCGATCTGACGCCCTATTATGGTTTCAAAGAAGATGCCGTGCACTGGCACCAGACCGCTCACGATCTGTGCCAGCCGTTTGGTGACGATGTGTACCCGCGCTATAAAAAGTGGTGCGACGATTACTTCTTCCTCAAGCACCGTAACGAGGCACGCGGCATCGGCGGGCTATTTTTTGACGATCTGAACGAGCCAGATTTTGCCACCAGCTTTGCTTTCATTCGCGCTGTCGGTAATGGATTTCTCGATGGCTATCTGCCCATCGTCGAACGACGTAAAGATCTGGCGTGGGGAGAACGTGAACGCGAATTTCAGCTCTACCGCCGTGGCCGCTATGTGGAATTCAACCTGATTTGGGATCGCGGTACGCTGTTTGGCCTACAAAGCGGCGGGCGCACCGAGTCCATTTTGATGTCGATGCCGCCGTTAGCACGCTGGGAGTACCAGCATCAACCGGAACCCGATAGCCCGGAAGCCCTGCTGTATCAAGATTTCTTGCCCGCCAGAGACTGGCTGGCAGAAAGCAACATGCACAACAAGGAAACATAA
- a CDS encoding YaiI/YqxD family protein, producing MQIWVDADACPNVIKEVLFRAADRTQMQVTLVANQTIKVPPSRFISTLRVSAGFDVADNEIVRRVETGDLVITADIPLASEVIEKGGIALNPRGERYTPDTIRERLNMRDFMDTMRASGIQTGGPSALNQRDRQQFANELDKWLQQVRKP from the coding sequence ATGCAGATTTGGGTCGATGCCGACGCCTGCCCTAACGTTATCAAAGAAGTGCTGTTTCGCGCGGCGGATCGCACACAAATGCAAGTCACGTTGGTCGCTAATCAGACCATAAAAGTGCCGCCGTCACGCTTTATTAGCACGCTGCGCGTCTCTGCAGGTTTTGACGTCGCCGACAATGAAATTGTGCGCCGCGTTGAAACGGGCGATCTGGTGATCACCGCCGATATTCCGCTGGCATCGGAAGTGATAGAAAAAGGTGGCATCGCGTTGAACCCGCGTGGCGAGCGCTATACGCCGGACACCATTCGGGAGCGCCTGAACATGCGCGATTTTATGGACACCATGCGCGCCAGCGGGATACAAACCGGCGGCCCCAGTGCCTTAAACCAGCGCGATCGTCAGCAGTTTGCCAATGAACTGGACAAGTGGTTGCAGCAGGTACGGAAGCCATAG